One segment of Bacillus alkalisoli DNA contains the following:
- a CDS encoding chemotaxis protein CheA: MDLNQYLDIFIEESKEHLQIINDQLLVLERNPNETSIINEIFRSAHTLKGMSATMGYEDLANLTHQMENVLDGIRNDKISVTTEILDILLQSVEYLEEIVFSIADGGDGKKDVTSIVNLLNKVEAGELDLLQSYSESSEVPIESSIDYDQYEVTVLEQSEEQGYTPCELRVKLRKDCLLKSVRVYMVFETIEKMAEVIKATPSVEILEEEKFDETFTVTILTKEEIEFVKESILKVSEVEEVQIVKLDVTKLKSDEQATEAEQVQNLNEVKKEVAATKQVVENEVIQPKTNQPSNKTIRVNIDRLDVLMNLFEELVIDRGRLEQISNELNHNELHETVEKMSRISNDLQNIILNMRMVPIDTVFNRFPRMVRQLAKDLGKHVELQIIGADTELDRTVIDEIGDPLVHLIRNAIDHGIETPGVRTEQGKIEEGIITLKAYHSGNHVFIEIADNGAGISKDRVLNKAIERGVISKDESLSLSDKEVYELILSSGFSTAETISDISGRGVGLDVVKNTIESLGGSISIDSIEGSGTTFSIQLPLTLSIISVLLTEIGNEKYAIPLSSIIETAIIKREDILSLHGQQVINFRDKIVPLVFLERLFEIPKESMSENLCSLVLVKKGEKLAGLVVDSFIGQQEVVLKSLGNYLSSTFAISGATILGDGQVALIVDCNALIK, encoded by the coding sequence ATGGATCTTAACCAATATCTTGATATTTTTATCGAAGAAAGTAAAGAGCACTTACAAATAATAAATGACCAACTTCTAGTATTAGAGCGCAATCCTAATGAAACTTCTATTATTAATGAAATCTTCCGTTCAGCCCATACACTAAAAGGTATGTCAGCTACAATGGGGTATGAAGACTTAGCAAACTTAACACATCAAATGGAAAACGTTTTAGACGGAATTCGTAACGACAAGATAAGTGTTACTACCGAAATATTAGATATTTTATTGCAATCTGTTGAATATTTAGAGGAAATCGTTTTTTCGATTGCTGATGGTGGAGACGGTAAAAAAGACGTAACTTCCATAGTGAATTTATTAAACAAAGTCGAAGCAGGTGAACTTGACCTGTTGCAATCATATTCAGAATCTTCTGAGGTCCCTATTGAGTCGTCCATTGATTATGATCAATATGAAGTTACAGTTTTAGAGCAGTCAGAGGAACAAGGATATACGCCATGTGAGTTAAGGGTTAAACTACGAAAAGATTGTCTACTTAAATCTGTACGAGTATATATGGTTTTTGAGACTATTGAAAAAATGGCTGAAGTAATTAAAGCCACTCCATCGGTGGAGATTTTAGAAGAGGAAAAGTTTGATGAGACTTTTACTGTAACAATTTTAACGAAAGAAGAGATAGAGTTTGTAAAGGAATCTATTCTTAAAGTTTCTGAAGTGGAAGAAGTGCAAATTGTTAAATTAGATGTTACGAAACTTAAGAGTGATGAACAAGCTACGGAAGCAGAACAAGTACAGAATTTGAACGAAGTGAAAAAAGAAGTTGCCGCTACTAAACAAGTTGTAGAAAATGAAGTAATACAACCGAAAACAAATCAACCTTCGAATAAAACGATTCGCGTTAACATAGATAGACTAGATGTTTTAATGAATTTGTTTGAAGAATTAGTTATAGATAGAGGAAGGTTAGAACAAATTTCGAATGAGTTAAACCATAACGAACTACATGAAACTGTGGAGAAAATGTCGAGAATCTCGAATGATTTACAAAACATCATTTTGAATATGCGAATGGTTCCGATTGATACAGTATTTAACCGTTTTCCGAGGATGGTTAGACAACTTGCGAAAGATTTAGGTAAACATGTAGAGCTGCAAATAATTGGTGCAGACACGGAGTTAGATAGAACGGTAATCGATGAAATTGGTGATCCTCTTGTACATTTAATTAGAAATGCCATTGATCACGGAATCGAAACACCTGGCGTTCGTACTGAACAAGGGAAAATAGAAGAAGGTATAATTACACTAAAGGCGTACCATAGTGGAAACCACGTATTTATCGAGATAGCAGATAACGGAGCAGGTATAAGTAAAGACAGAGTATTAAATAAAGCAATAGAAAGAGGAGTTATCTCCAAAGATGAATCGCTATCTCTTTCGGATAAAGAAGTGTATGAATTAATTTTATCATCCGGTTTTTCGACTGCAGAAACTATCTCTGATATTTCCGGCCGTGGTGTTGGACTAGATGTTGTGAAAAACACAATAGAATCTTTAGGAGGTTCCATCTCAATAGATTCCATAGAAGGTTCTGGTACTACATTCTCCATTCAATTACCGCTAACACTATCAATTATTTCTGTTCTATTAACAGAGATAGGGAACGAGAAGTATGCTATACCTTTATCCTCTATAATTGAGACGGCGATTATTAAGAGAGAAGATATTTTATCGCTTCATGGACAACAAGTAATAAATTTTAGAGATAAAATTGTCCCACTTGTGTTCTTAGAACGACTTTTTGAGATTCCGAAAGAAAGTATGTCAGAGAACTTATGCTCACTAGTATTAGTTAAAAAAGGCGAAAAGCTTGCAGGACTTGTAGTAGATTCATTTATTGGTCAACAAGAAGTCGTATTAAAATCACTTGGAAACTATTTAAGTTCTACATTTGCAATTTCAGGAGCAACAATTCTAGGTGATGGTCAAGTTGCATTAATTGTAGATTGTAACGCACTAATTAAATAG
- a CDS encoding protein-glutamate methylesterase/protein-glutamine glutaminase encodes MQQKIKVLVTDDSFFMRKLISDMLNDHPLIEVITTANNGMDLLEKLTQYSPDVITLDIEMPVMDGLTALEKMISNYPIPTIMLSSTTKEGAHNTIKAMELGAIDFVPKPSGAISLDLYKVKEELISKIIHASKVSMKNRKLLTLKTKAFDSIEKQNLEKKQEIQQPLKQKHENHEKTIIAIGTSTGGPRALQQVLTSLPGNINAPIFIVQHMPPGFTKSLSDRLNTLSKLTVVEAEHNMYVLQNTAYIAPGGYHMEVVKDNVDKLIIQLNQSPPIRGHRPAVDVLFQSISLLDEWRKVVTVLTGMGNDGTLGIQAIKQKDNAYIIAESEVSSIVYGMPKSAKETGLVDEVAELNDIANVILNNI; translated from the coding sequence GATCATCCTTTAATAGAAGTCATTACTACAGCTAACAATGGAATGGACTTATTAGAAAAACTAACACAATACTCACCAGATGTAATTACATTAGATATAGAAATGCCAGTAATGGACGGACTAACGGCTCTAGAAAAAATGATAAGTAACTACCCTATTCCAACAATTATGCTTTCAAGTACAACAAAAGAAGGTGCTCACAATACAATTAAGGCGATGGAATTAGGGGCAATTGACTTTGTTCCAAAGCCTTCTGGAGCTATTTCATTAGATTTATATAAAGTAAAAGAGGAACTTATTTCAAAAATAATCCATGCTTCTAAAGTTTCTATGAAAAATAGAAAACTTCTAACATTGAAAACAAAAGCTTTTGACAGTATAGAAAAACAAAATTTGGAAAAGAAGCAAGAAATACAACAACCATTAAAACAGAAGCATGAAAATCATGAAAAAACCATTATTGCAATTGGAACTTCAACAGGAGGTCCAAGAGCTTTACAGCAAGTCTTAACTAGTTTACCAGGAAACATCAATGCCCCTATTTTTATTGTTCAGCATATGCCTCCTGGATTTACTAAATCATTATCAGATAGATTAAATACTCTTAGTAAACTAACTGTGGTAGAAGCGGAACACAATATGTATGTTTTGCAAAATACAGCTTACATTGCTCCTGGTGGATACCATATGGAAGTAGTAAAGGATAACGTAGATAAACTAATCATTCAGTTAAATCAATCCCCACCAATAAGGGGACATAGGCCTGCAGTAGATGTATTGTTTCAATCTATAAGTTTACTAGATGAATGGAGAAAGGTAGTTACTGTTTTGACAGGAATGGGAAACGATGGAACTCTCGGTATTCAAGCAATTAAACAGAAAGATAATGCATATATTATTGCGGAGTCAGAAGTATCATCCATTGTTTATGGTATGCCCAAATCTGCAAAAGAAACAGGTTTAGTAGATGAAGTTGCCGAATTAAACGACATTGCCAATGTAATTTTGAATAATATATAG